The DNA segment CAAGATGTTGACATTGGTAAAATGCACTGTAGCACACTTTTATAATGAGAAATTAGCAAAATTTCAGGTCTAtaatataaaatcatagaatcatagaatggttatagcacagaaggaggccattcggcccgtcgagcccgtgccggctctctgcaagagcacctcagccagtcccactcccccgccctttccccgtagccctgcaaatcttttcttccaggtacttatccaattcccttttgaaagccacgattggagtctgcctccactaccccttcaggcagcgcattccagatcctaaccactcgctgcgtaaaaaagtttttcctcatgtcgcctttggttcttctgccaatcaccttaaatctgtgtccctctggttctcgacccttccgccaatgggaacagtttctctctaactactctgtccagacccatggttttgaacacctcgatcaaatctcaatcttcactgctctgagaacaaccccagcttctccagtctatccacgtaactgaagtccctcattcctggaatcatctgcaccctttccaaggccttcacatccttcctaaagtgtggtgcccagaattggacacaatactccagttgaggctgaaccagtgttttatacaggtggtTCATAACTTCCTTGTAGTATATTACATTTAATCTAGTGACAACAATGTAGAAGAATTAATTCCCCATGCACTCTCATAAGTGCATAAGTACAAGTACTTGTAACTGAATACGACGCCTGCCTCCACAATTGAAATGACTTGAATAACAATGGTAAAATCCTCAAATTCTTAGCTATGACATAGATACAATGCCTATTAATGGCATATCACCCACTCCTGATAATTCAAAGTCAAATCTTGCACAAAGAAATTGCACCGCCGaacaatttgattttttttaaattaattcatgggatgtgggcatcactggcaaggccagcatttattggctatccccaattgccctggagaagatggtggcgagttgccatttcagaaggcagttaagactcagccacattgctgtgggtctggagtcacatataggccagactgggtaaggatggcagatttccttccctaatggacattagtgaaccagatgggtttttaatgacaatccagtagtttcatgctcacctttactgatgccagctttttttttttaattccacatttaattaactgaatttaaattccccagttgctgaggtgggatttgaactcatgttccctggattactagtccaggaataTAACCACAACGCTACCATACCCCAAGCAATGTATGGAACACGAAACACTAAACAAGTTGAATTATCAGgtagtgtcagccatgactcagcagttgcacaaaatctaggctgacatcccagtgcggtactgagggagcgctgcactgtcggaggagacattaaacccacaccccatctgctctctcaggtcgatgtaaaagatcccacggcactatttcgaagaagagcaggggagttctcctggggcCAATTATTATCCGACAACCAacgtcacgaaaacagattatctggtcattatcacattgctgtttgttggatcttgctgtgcgcaaatgggcagCATCATTTAATACACTGCACCGcataaatacttaattggctgtaaagcactttgggacataccccggttgtgaaaggcgctgtataaatgattTAAtgtactttctttctttctatttcaaTGAAGCAACTTTGAATAAAGAAAATTAGACGAAATGCTGACATGTTGAGTGAGCAGCAGCTCATTCGAGCAACATCTTCAGCAGCAAGTGTGTTGGCTGTACAGGTGGTGATCGAGTACTGGCTCAGTTGCTGTACGTTATGGCTGTTCAGCACCGCAAGATATGAAAAACAAGCAAGACTGTGTTTTGTGCAGCACTGCACCTTGCCCAAAGTCACTGGCTTAATGACAACCCTGTGTAATAATCTGTCTATCAATCACTTTTTATGTATATGTACACACACCCACTTCTGGACTGAAATTATACATGACAATGTTAAACAatgctccctgcccctcccccccgagaaACGGACACCTCGGGGCACAGAAagattaactttgcacatcaaaaaTGGAGTTTCCATGCCAAATGTTAATTCAACGTTTCATCAATTAATTGGAAACACACCCTCTTCAGTAAAAAATGCTTGTAAAGTTGATTTTCTTTTGTTGCTTATATATTCGAAACTGCCTGGGTTTACGTGGCAGGATTGATAAAAGTGAATGACTTCCTGAAGGCTGGAGATAAACCCGACTGGGATTATCTAGCTGTTACAGTGCTCTCCTGTACATACAGAAATTCAAACATTTTGAAGACTTGGATAATCCCCACCTCTCCCCAACTAAAAGAGGCAGAAAGAAAAGCTAAAGACAGTTGAAGCAAGCAGAGGGTTTCTGCTTCAAAATCAGTAGCTGCAATTAATGAGTGACTAATCTTCATCCTCAACCTTTGATGGTTTTGTTACCCACTCTTAGATGGTCTTGCAAAACACACGCAGCCCCTTTCAAAGATCACACCAAAAGTTTAATAacgttcatttatatagcgcctttgaagtAGGAATTCACAGGAGCATCATCGAGCCACGCAAGGAGATGcaaggacaaatgaccaaaagctttgtcagagAGGTAGGATttatggagtgtcttaaaaggaggagagagagacggggagatttagggagcgaattccagagctcagggccttggcAGCAATGCTCCTTGTAATTGCATTGAGCTCtttggctgcgcggcccattcaaaactcCACGCAAGTGTGGTTTTTGCATTGAGAAAAGGGTGAGCCAGCTGCACGGGTCTTGCAGAACGCCGCACGGCCGTGCGGCTTAAAGGAAGCAttactcggcagctgaaggcacggccaccaatgctgggGCGATTCAAATCGGGgatatcaagagggcagaattagaggagcgcagatatctcgggggctgggggggggggggggtggagctgaagattaaggagatagggaggtgcaaggccttggagggatttgaaaacaaggatgagaattttgaaaattgaGGCATAGCTTcaacgggagccaatgtgggtcagcgagcacaagagtgatgggtgagcaggactcggtgcgaattaggacacggtcagtgagcacaggggtgatgggtgagcgggactcggtgcgaattaggacacggtcagtgagcacaggggtgatgggtgagcgggactcggtgcgaattaggacacggtcagtgagcacaggggtgatgggtgagcgggactcggtgcgaattaggacacggtcagtgagcacaggggtgatgggtgagcgggactcggtgcgaattaggacacggtcagtgagcacaggggtgatgggtgagcgggactcggtgcgaattaggacacggtcagtgagcacaggggtgatgggtgagcgggactcggtgcgaattaggacacggtcagtgagcacaggggtgatgggtgagcgggactcggtgcgaattaggacacggtcagtgagcacaggggtgatgggtgagcgggactcggtgcgaattaggacacggtcagtgagcacaggggtgatgggtgagcgggactcggtgcgaattaggacacggtcagtgagcacaggggtgatgggtgagcgggactcggtgcgaattaggacacggtcagtgagcacaggggtgatgggtgagcgggactcggtgcgaattaggacacggtcagtgagcacaggggtgatgggtgagcgggactcggtgcgaattaggacacggtcagtgagcacaggggtgatgggtgagcaggactcggtgcgaattaggacacggtcagtgagcacaggggtgatgggtgagcgggactcggtgcgaattagggcatgggcagcagatttttggatgacctcaagtttacggagggtagaaaatGGAAGACCGGCCAGGAGTGCGGTGACATAatcaaggctagaggtaacaaaggcatggatgaggtttcagCGGCAGATGAAATGGCAACTTTGTTTGAAATATTGTAATTTAAACACAAAAATTACTGAAAATAtaaaaaggaagaacttgcattaatatagcgcctttcacgacctcagggcttcccaaagcgcttcacagccattgaagtacttttgaagtgtagacactgttgtaatggagggaacgcggcagccaatttgcgcacagcaagctcccacaaacagcaacgtgataatggccgTCAAACCCCTGTAGCGTTGGCATAGGGACTCAGGATTAGGGTATTCAAGTGAAGTAGGGATCAATTGTACAAGGACACGCAGATGGAATTCAGTTCACGTCTTAATCATGACACATTCTGCCCTTAGTTTTATATTCCATTTATTTTAAATATTATAGAAACCTACGCGAATATTTATAAGAATCTAACggcaactttcaaaggggaattggatctaACTTGGGAAGAGCAAAGTTTTGCCAGTATGGTAAAGTGCaggtggagtgggactaactgcacagctctttcatagagctggcAGAGGCAGGATGAACAAATGGCCTTGTTCTGTGCTGTGTGAGTTGATGATAAGAGGTCGATGGCACACGCCCGGATTTACAGTCTGTCCTGATGACAGGCAAATGATAACGGACAGGGTGGGAACAGCAGGACAAACCGTGGCTCGGAGGGCAGCTCTCTCGACTCAGAGTATCAAGATTGTGGCTTCAACAATAACAAATTTAATTTACATAACGCATTTAGCATTGTAAGCACAGGAAtgttaaaacaaaacaaaaaaaattgacaccgagcacacgaagaaattatgacagatgaccaaaagaggtaggttttaaggagctttttaaaaggaggagagagcgctagacaggaggagaggtttaggcagggagttccagagcttggggcccaggcaacagaaggcacggccaccgatggtggagcgattataatcagggatgctcaggagggcagaattaaaggagcgcagacatctcgggggggttgtgaggctggagattacagagatagggaggggcgagggccatggagggatttgaaagcaaggctgATCATTTTGaaatttaagtcccactccagaaacttgagcacaaaaatctaggctgacactccagtgcagtgctgagggagtgcagcactgtcggaggtgccatctttcggatgagacgttaaagccgaggctgtcctctcaggtggacgtaaaagatcccaggccactatttcgaagaagagcaggggaattatttccagtgtcctgaccaatatttgtccctcaatcaacatcactaaaacagattatctggtcattatcacattgctgtctgtgggagcttgctgtgtgtaaattgactgccgcgtttccgacagtgactacacttcaaaaagcatttcattggctgtaaagtgctttgggatgtccggtggtcatgaaaggtgctatataaatgcaaatccttttttCTTTGCTAAGAAGTGACCAGGACTGCGCTTTGAAAGGCCGCCCTTACCTCAGTGGATGGGATGTTGACCACTCCTGTGGACCTCCTCTTCTCTCTCAGTTTCCTCTTCTCGATCTGCCCTTTGCCCTTCCTGGCGCTGGGACCGGAGCTCTTGGCCTtggccttgtccttgtccttgttgcAGGGAGGAGGCGAGGAAGAGGCGGCGGCAGCGCCCGGCGGTGTCTCCGCCTCGGCACTGTGAGCACTGGTGTCACAGCCGTCCGCCGGCGAATTCTTGGCGGCGCACTCGCTGCTTTTAGCGGCGGCGCTACTAACGCCGGCTCCGCACACGTCCTCGTCCACCCGCTTGGGAGCGGGAGCCGCCGCCCTACCGCCCGTCGTTACCGGCGGAGCCGCCGCCCGCTCGCTGCCCCCGCCGTTATTATTGAGCTCGCCGGCGCCGTTGCGGCTCGGGCCGGGCTCGGCGATATGGGCGCCGCCGGCATTGGCGTTGTTTGCGGCGGTGCTGCTGTTGGCGGCGGTGGCGGCGGCGAAGCGAGCTCGCATCTTCTCCCGTTTGGCTTTCCATTCCTCCAGAAAGTCGGTGGTGTTCCCGGGAGGCCGGTAACCGCCGCTCGCCATCTCGACAAAACttcttaaaaagtttttttaaaagtttttaaaaagttgttcaaaaagtttttaaaagtttctttTGTCACTGCTTTAAAACCACAAACATTCCTCGGGTGTGCGGAGCGAAACGAGGCGGGctggaaaacatttttaaaaaacattgaTTAAACTACACAAAGAGAAATAATTCATTAACAAACTTTAGCGAAACTTTTAGTGAAACCGACAAACTTTGCTgaaactgactccccacacacagcGCGCTTGAAATTCACTTCGTCCCGAGTTTCTGAAGCtgatccccttcccccgggacaccggCTGCCCCTACCTGTGCTCGCCGCTTACCTGCTGCTTTCCTCCCGCCCCGGCAGGTGGCTACCCTCGGCGGCTCCGGGTCTCAGCCTCCCGCtctcagtctcagtctcagtctcccCGCGGCTCCCTCTGTCGCCGGCTTTCGGTCCCTCTCTCGGTCCTCGGCTTTCGGTCCCCGGGTTTCAGCCCCTCTCCATGGTCTCTCTCCAACCcctggtctccctctctctctttctttcccccccccccgctgggtgTCACGGTTTCTCAGAGACCGGAAGAGCTGGATGCGAGCGGTACCAAATCCCACAGCGCAGCCGCACCATCCCCTCCCTCAGCCAAAGACACCTCCCCTGTGTCAGCACCAGGCTCCCAACaatgtccctcctcctcctccctctccctctcactccaggGGATtaacacacacgcgcgcgcacacacaaacacacagggaGCTGGGAACAGGTACCTCGCTCGTCTCTCATTGCTGCATACAGAACCCCTCTCCACGCTCCCACTTGCATTTGTTTGTTCAGCGCTCTGTCGGTTGACAAAGACATTTCAAGGTCTGTCCCCCAGGTTAACTTTGTGCCAGTAAAGCCCTGAATATTGAGACCCCCCGTCAACCGCCACCAGTGTGTGAATCAGGAACACCAGAGAAGGAAATTATAAAGGTTACTAATTCTCTAAGGCATGCAAAAAACTTAGCAGTGCTGTTGTACAATTTCTCTAAACGTTTTACCTTGTATATGACcttaaaataaatatttaaaatacgtattggtgatttttttttcttgtgtataaaacaaaataaatattttaatactgggttgagaaacatagaaatttacagagcagaaggaggccattccggcccatcgtgtccgcgccggccaacaaagagccgcacggccctcggtcagcagccctgaaggttacatataaacctatgaacaatgacagaaaggcaaagagcacccagcccaaccagtccgcctcaccacaacagcgacaccccttacactgaaacattctacactccaccccaaccggagccatgtgatctcctgggagaggcaaaaaccagattaaaaacccaggccaatttagggagaaaaaaatctgggaaaattcctctccaacccatccaggcgatcgaaactagtccaggagatcaccctggccgtatctattccctgcagtacttacccattatatctgcgccgtccaacaaaaggtcatccagtctaatcccaattaccagctctaggtccgttaccctgcaggttacggcactttaagtgcccatccaaccatctcttaaaagtggtgagggtttctgcatccagcactcttccatgcagcgagttccagatccccacaaccctctgcataaagaagccccccctcaaatcccctctaaaccttccaccaaccaccttaaaactatgccccctcaaccaatggaaataggcccttactatccactatgtccaagcccctcaatattttgtacacctcataaggtctcctcccaacctcctctgttccaatgagaacaaacccagtctatccaatctgtcctcataactaagattctccattccaggcagcatcctaataaatctcctctgccccctctcgagtgcaatcacatccttcctataatacggcgaccagaactgcatgcagtactccagctgtggcctaaccaacgtattttacaatttaagcataacctcactgctcttatattctatgcctcggccaataaaggcaagcattccgtatgccttcttaaccactactttcagggatctatgtacaagcactccaagatccctttgttcatctattaagtggcctaccgtttaatgtgtatatcctttccttattagccctcccaaagtgcatcacctctcatttccctgaattaaattctatttggcactgctctgcccacctgaccagtagattgatatcatcctgtagcccatgactttcctcttcattatcaaccacacagccaattttagtgtcatctgcaaacttcttaatcatattccctatattaaaatctaaatcgttgatatataccacaaaaagcaagggacccagtacttccagtcacaaaaacatccatcaatcattatcctttgcttcctatcttcaagccaattttggatccaaattgccactttgccctggatcccatgggctttaaccttcatgaccagtctaccatgtgggaccttatcaaaagctttgctaaagtccatatataactacatcgtatgcactactctcattgaccctcttggttacctcctcaaaaaattcaatcaggttagtcagacacgatcttcccttaccaaatccgtgctgactgtccctaattaatccttgcctttccaaatgtagatttatcctgtctttcaggattttttccaataattttcccaccactgaggttaggctgacaggcctgtaattactcggcctatctctttctcccttcttaaacaagggtactacattagcagtcctccaatcctctggcaccatgcccagatccaaagaggactggaaaatgatggtcaagacctctgctatttcctcttttacttcgctcttcCTCAgaaggaattctcttccacagaaggccatggaggccaagtcactgaatatagttaagaaggagatagatagatttgtagacacaaaaggcatcaagggatatggggagaaagcaggaatctggtgttgagatagaggatcaaccatgatcacattgaatggcggtgcaggctcgaagggccgaatgacctattattgctcctattttctatgtttcgctcAACAGccggggatgcatttcatctgggcctggggacttatctactttcaaagctgctagttTGGAACTAGTTAATATAGGTAATTAAAAATTTGCACATCCTCAAGATGTTCCAAAGTACCACACAATGACTAAATTATTTTTAAATTGCGCTTAGTGTTGCAGGGGCAAATGGCAGCTATCAATCTGCGAGATGGCAAGgttgctgtggaattctctaccacagaaagttgttgaggccagttcattaaatatattcaagagggagttagatgtgccccttatggctaaagggatcaagggatttggagagaaagcaggattggggtactgaggttgcaagatcagccatgatcatattgacatgataggtccaagtcagcatggatttgtgaaagggaaatcatgcttgacaaatcttctggaattttttgaggatgtttccagttaagtggacaaaggagaaccagttgatgtggtatatttggactttcagaaggctttcgacaaggtcccacacaagagattaatgtgcaaagttaaagcacaaggcattgggggtggtgtgctgacgtggattgagaactggttgtaagacaggaagcaaaagagtaggagtaaacgggtatttttcagaatggcaggcagtgactagtggggtaccgcaaggttctgtgctggggccccagctgtttacattgtacattaatgatttagacgaggggattaaatgtagtatctccaaatttgcggatgacactaagttgggtggcagtgtgagctgcgaggaggatgctgtgaggctgcagagtgacttggacaggttaggtgagtgggcaaatgaatggcagatgaagtataatgtggataaatgtgaggttatccactttggtggtaaaaacagagagacagactattatctgaatggtgacagattaggaaaagggaaggtgcaacgagacctgggtgtcatggtacatcagtcattgaaggttggcatgcaggtacagcaggcggttaagaaagcaaatggcatgagggccttcatagcgaggggatttgagtacaggggcagggaggtgttgctacagttgtacagggccttggtgaggccacacctggagtattgtgtacagttttggtctcctaacttgaggaaggacattcttgctattgagggagtgcagcaaagattcaccagactgattcccgggatggcgggactgacctatcaagaaagactggatcaactgggcttgtattcactggagttcagaagaatgagaagggacctcatagaaacgtttaaaattctgacgggtttagacaggttagatgcaggaagaatgttcccaatgttggggaagtccagaaccaggggtcacagtctaaggataaggggtaagccatttaggaccgagatgaggagaaacttcttcacccagagagtggtgaacctgtggaattctctaccacagaaagtagttgaggccaattcattaaatatattcaaaagggagttagatgaagtccttactactcgggggatcaaggggtatggcgataaagcaggaagggggtactgaagtttcatgttcagccatgaactcattgaatggcggtgcaggctagaagggctgaatggcctgctcctgcacctattttctatgtttctatgtttgtcccaAGCAAATCAATTTAACCAaagcatcagccgtggctcagtaggtcgCATGTTCACCTCAGAGTTGGAAAGTCCCAgacactggagcacaaaatctaggctgacactcccactgcaatactgagggagcgccgcactgtcagaggggcagtactgagggagcgccgcactatcagaggggcagcactgagggagcgccgcactatcagaggggcagtactgagggagcgtcgcactgtcggaggggcagtactgagggagcgtcgcactatcagaggggcagcactgtcagagggtcagtactgagggagtgtggcactgtcggacAGGCAGTATAgaaggagcaccacactgtcgggggggcagtatagaaggagcgccgcactgtcgaagggcagtacagggggagcactgcacagtcggaggggcagtactgagcgagcgtcgcactgtcagagaggtagtactgagggagcgccgcactgtcggaggggcagtactgagggagtgccgcactgtcggagggtcagtacaagggagcgctgcactgtcagtggtgcgatgagatgttgaaccaaggccccgtctgctctattaaatggacgaaaaagatcccataGCCACTATTTTGAAGTTCTCCGCAGTcctgggccaatatctatccttcaACCAACTTCACAAAAAAAATATCTGGTCAATATcgcatgctgtttgtgggatcttgctgtgtgcaaattggctgccacgtttcataagaacataagaattaggaacaggagtaggccatttagcccctcgagcctgctctgccattcaataagatcatggctgatctggccgtggactcagctccacttacccgcccgctccccataacccttaattcccttattggttaaaaatctatctatctgtgacttgaatacattcaatgagctagcctcaactgcttccctgggcaaagaattccacagattcacaaccctctgggagaagaaattccttctcaactcggttttaaattggtattttgaggctgtgccccctagttctagtctccccgaccagtggaaacaaccactctgcctctatcttgtctatccctttcattattttaaatgtttctataagatcacccctcatccttctgaactccaacgagtaaagatccagtctactcaatctatcatcataaggtaaccccctcatctccggaatcagcctagtgaatcgtctctgtaccccctccaaagccagtatatccttccttaagtaaggtgaccaaaactgcacgcagtactccaggtgcgaccttaccaataccctatacagttgcagcaggacctcccttttttgtactccatccctctcgtaatgaaggccaacattccattcaccttcctgattacctgctgcacctgcaaactaactttttgggattcatgcacaaggacccccaggtccctctgcatctcagcatgttgtaatttctccccattcaaataatattcccttttactgttttttttccccaaggtggatgacctcacactttccgacattgtattccatctgccaaaccttagcccattcgcttaacctatctaaatctctttgcagcctctctgtgtcctctacacaacccgctttcccactaatctttgtgtcatctgcaaattttgttacactacactctgtcccctcttccaggtcatctatgtatattgtaaacagttgtggtcccagcaccgatccctgtggcacaccactaaccactgatttccaacccgaaaaggacccatttatcccgactctgctttctgttcgccagccaattctcgatccatgctaatacatttcctctgactccgcgtacctttatcttctgcagtaaccttttgtgtggcaccttatcgaatgtcttttggaaatctaaacacaccacatccatcggtacacctcggttttccacattacaacagtgactacctttcaaaaagtgctttgggacatcgttTGGTTATGAAAGGTGTTAAATAAATGAAAGTCCTTATTTTCAgttaatatagaatcatagaatgataatgAGGccatcggcccatcatgcctgtgccggctctgtgaaagagtgatccaattagtcccatgcccccttgctctttccccatagccctgcaaatcttgccttttcaagtatttatccaattcccatttgcaaGTTACTGttgtatctgcttccaccgccctgtcaggcagcgCAGTCCGGATCATAAAAAATATTATCTCCCCTCTGATTCTATTTCCTGTTATCTTAAAAGCTCTAAGT comes from the Pristiophorus japonicus isolate sPriJap1 chromosome 15, sPriJap1.hap1, whole genome shotgun sequence genome and includes:
- the pawr gene encoding PRKC apoptosis WT1 regulator protein, with the translated sequence MASGGYRPPGNTTDFLEEWKAKREKMRARFAAATAANSSTAANNANAGGAHIAEPGPSRNGAGELNNNGGGSERAAAPPVTTGGRAAAPAPKRVDEDVCGAGVSSAAAKSSECAAKNSPADGCDTSAHSAEAETPPGAAAASSSPPPCNKDKDKAKAKSSGPSARKGKGQIEKRKLREKRRSTGVVNIPSTESPDEDIDHSESKPHQREDILTQQNTLQNESITSDAGSAFTETPRTTNRWKSTSASEEDVAAYSSGGRFAGRAERPGYSRYGNTTSAPNFGSTLEKKLEEFEKELAKERQENQKLVKLLQDRDDLIGKLKEEIDLLNRDLDEIEDENDQLKQENKTLLKVVGQLTR